In Streptomyces sp. NBC_00683, the DNA window CGACGATCGCGGTGCCCTTCGCGCCGGGCGGGGCGCCGCCCTTGAACCAGCCCGCGATGTTGCGGTTCCCGGCCGGCGGTACGTCGAGGCTGCCGTCCCGGCCGAGGCCCAGGCGCATCATGGGTGCGTCCACACCGATGCCGGGGATGCGGATGCGGACCGGTTCGGAGGGGCGCAGCGGTTCGGCGACCGCCGATCCCGGCCGGAGTTCGGGACCCGCGGCGAAGGCTTCGGCCGTGGACGGCTGGGGCGCGACGGTCCGGGTGGCCGCGCCGTTCTGGACGAGCCAGATGCCGCACAGTGCGGCGATGCCCACCAGCCATGCCCTGGACCTCAGGGTCGTCCTGTCCACGTCGTCGTCCTCGCGGTGTCGCCGTCAGCCGTCCTGCGCGCCGTCCGTGCGGCGCCGGCGCAGGAGCCAGACACCGCCGACGGCGGCGGAGCCGAGGACTCCGGCGCCCACGGCGAGCTGGACGGTGTCGGGTCCGGCACTGCCGCCGACGCCGGTCCTGACGTGCCCGGAGGGACGCTCGGGCCAGGTCCCGGGCGGGGACACGGGCGGCTTGACCGGCGAGGGCTTCGTCCCGGGCGGCGGCTTGACGGGCTCGGGCCGCGGGCTCGTTCCGGGCCGCACCACCGTCCCCAGCTCGGTCTCCGTCAGCTCGGTCTCCGTCAGTTCCGTCTCGGTGAGGTCGGTCTCCGTGAGATCGGTCTCGGTCAGGTCCGTCTCCGTACCCGGGTCGGTGTCCGTCCCGGGTACCGTCTGCGCCTTCGGGTCGGTCTCCGCTCCGGAGCCGGCCTCGGTCTCCGTCCCCGGATCCGTCCGGGGCGCCGGCCAGGCGGGCGACTCCGGCCTCGCCACCACGCCTTCGGCGTACGCGGACGGGGCGGTGGCGAGGCCGAGCGCGACGGCGGTGAGGGCCGCGGCGGCGGTACCGGTCACGAGGCGGGCAGGGCTGCGCATGGGAATCCTCCGGGCAGGCGGGTGTGTCCCTCCGAGACAACGGGCGGCGCCCGTCCTCCGCCAGCTGACGCACGGTCAGTTTTCACTCGTACGGACCCGTCGGGCGCACCCGGCCGTCCGGCCCGGTGCAGGTCGTGGCGGTGATGCCGGCTAGTGGAGCCGCCGGGTGCCGATCGAGTGACGCCGCGAACCGTGACATGTGACGCACATCACATGTATGGTCCTGAAGGACCCGGGCACAAGGTTCACACCCCCCACGGGACGGCGCCCCCCGCCGCCCCCA includes these proteins:
- a CDS encoding class F sortase, yielding MDRTTLRSRAWLVGIAALCGIWLVQNGAATRTVAPQPSTAEAFAAGPELRPGSAVAEPLRPSEPVRIRIPGIGVDAPMMRLGLGRDGSLDVPPAGNRNIAGWFKGGAPPGAKGTAIVAGHVDNAQGPSVFYALGSLKKGTVVEIDRKDGRTAVFSVDAIEVYDNEDFPDQRVYGASPHASLRLITCGGGFSQQTGYLGNVVAYAHLTEVR
- a CDS encoding pentapeptide repeat-containing protein, which codes for MRSPARLVTGTAAAALTAVALGLATAPSAYAEGVVARPESPAWPAPRTDPGTETEAGSGAETDPKAQTVPGTDTDPGTETDLTETDLTETDLTETELTETELTETELGTVVRPGTSPRPEPVKPPPGTKPSPVKPPVSPPGTWPERPSGHVRTGVGGSAGPDTVQLAVGAGVLGSAAVGGVWLLRRRRTDGAQDG